A region from the Hippopotamus amphibius kiboko isolate mHipAmp2 chromosome 15, mHipAmp2.hap2, whole genome shotgun sequence genome encodes:
- the LOC130836349 gene encoding olfactory receptor 13G1 translates to MNNSIVTEFMILGFIQEPELQGVLFFVFLFIYLIAFLGNMLIVIAIVCNTTLHTPMYVLLLALAAADIVCTTSIIPKLLETMLTSRKTISYGGCMSQLFFFTWSLGAEMVLFTTMAYDRYVAICFPLRYSAIMNHNMCVALLSIVMAIAVTSSWVHTGLMLRLTFCGSNTIDHFFCEIPPLLALSCSPVRINEVMVYVADIILAVGDFALTCISYSFIIAAILRIRTTEGKRKAFSTCSSHLIVVSLYYSPVIYTYIRPASSYTFERDKVVAALYTLVSPTLNPIVYSFRNKDMQTGIMKVFALLKHL, encoded by the coding sequence ATGAATAACAGCATTGTAACTGAGTTCATGATTCTGGGCTTCATCCAAGAACCTGAACTCCAGGGAGtactcttctttgtctttctcttcatctACCTCATAGCTTTCTTGGGCAACATGCTCATTGTCATTGCCATTGTCTGTAACACTACCTTGCATACGCCCATGTATGTTCTCCTTCTGGCACTGGCTGCAGCAGACATCGTCTGCACAACAAGCATAATCCCCAAACTTCTTGAGACCATGCTAACATCAAGAAAGACCATTTCATACGGAGGCTGCATGTCCCAACTCTTCTTCTTCACATGGTCCCTGGGAGCCGAGATGGTTCTTTTTACCActatggcctatgaccgctacgtggccatctgttTCCCTCTCCGCTACAGTGCTATTATGAACCACAATATGTGTGTGGCCTTGCTCAGCATTGTCATGGCTATTGCAGTAACCAGTTCCTGGGTGCACACAGGTCTCATGCTGAGGCTGACCTTCTGTGGATCAAATACCATTGACCACTTTTTCTGTGAGATACCTCCCCTGTTGGCTTTGTCCTGCAGCCCTGTGAGAATCAACGAAGTGATGGTGTATGTTGCTGATATTATTCTGGCTGTAGGTGACTTTGCCCTCACCTGCATCTCCTATAGTTTTATCATTGCTGCCATTCTTCGCATCCGCACAACAGAAGGCAAGAGAAAGGCCTTCTCGACATGCTCATCCCACCTCATAGTGGTGTCTCTTTATTATTCCCCTGTAATCTACACCTATATACGCCCTGCTTCCAGCTACACATTTGAAAGGGACAAGGTGGTGGCCGCACTCTATACCCTTGTGTCCCCCACGTTAAACCCGATTGTGTATAGTTTCCGAAACAAGGACATGCAGACAGGGATTATGAAAGTATTTGCACTTCTGAAACATTTGTAG